The following coding sequences are from one Panicum hallii strain FIL2 chromosome 5, PHallii_v3.1, whole genome shotgun sequence window:
- the LOC112892784 gene encoding F-box protein SKIP23-like, with protein MTTADPPLARVADWAGLPGDLLACVRELLTAVPCRVCFRAVCRSWRAADGPRPVPRMPPPWVVLPIGSGGCSDAFTLLSVPTMQAFRWSPPGGAGLFCVGSSGGWIAGAYIDADLKIRLSLLNPLTDARVDVPAPFGRVYHMSSCSRSETEEISLCNTFQKVAFSPSPTEHDFAVAVVTRSRSGKAMAFARAGCNEVWLADLGPFERGGDYIRAQRDVAYHDGKFYYMTMSGQVWVVDMAAPSPSPAPFATFEPTMPGLIKRRHHLAFTGDGALHIVCSSIRELHSSDGNMLALRYAPSCTAEQGSSSSTWAQVTCLHGQAFLIGDLNQTLSVHADGDDGAWLRPDCVYFTNIPLCSLLAKSRHCSYGRAWVLYLATGDIRRPDSATGEPRNYRVERHWGEDYPKCVWIMPSMR; from the coding sequence atgaCGACAGCCGATCCTCCGCTGGCGCGCGTCGCCGACTGGGCCGGCCTGCCCGGCGATCTCCTGGCGTGCGTGCGCGAGCTCCTCACCGCCGTCCCCTGCCGCGTATGCTTCCGCGCCGTGTGCCGCTCGTGGCGGGCAGCCGACGGCCCCCGCCCGGTCCCGAGGATGCCGCCTCCGTGGGTGGTCCTCCCGATCGGCAGCGGGGGCTGCAGCGACGCCTTCACCCTGCTCTCCGTCCCGACCATGCAGGCGTTCCGCTGGTCGCcgccgggcggcgcggggctcTTCTGCGTCGGCTCCAGCGGCGGGTGGATCGCCGGGGCGTACATCGACGCCGACCTCAAGATCCGGCTCTCGCTACTGAACCCGCTCACGGACGCGCGCGTCGACGTGCCGGCCCCCTTCGGTCGGGTCTACCACATGTCCAGCTGCAGCAGGAGCGAGACGGAGGAGATCTCGCTGTGCAACACTTTCCAGAAGGTGGCCTTCTCGCCGAGCCCCACCGAGCACGACTTCGCCGTCGCCGTGGTGACCCGAAGCCGTTCCGGCAAAGCCATGGCGTTCGCCAGGGCTGGCTGCAACGAGGTGTGGCTGGCCGACCTCGGCCCCTTCGAACGCGGCGGCGACTACATCAGGGCCCAGCGGGACGTCGCGTACCACGACGGCAAGTTCTACTACATGACCATGTCCGGCCAGGTGTGGGTGGTCGACATGGCCGCGCCGTCCCCCTCGCCCGCGCCGTTCGCCACGTTCGAGCCCACGATGCCCGGCCTCATCAAGCGCCGCCACCACCTCGCCTTCACCGGCGACGGCGCGCTCCACATCGTGTGCAGCTCGATCCGGGAGCTCCACTCGTCCGACGGGAATATGCTCGCGCTACGTTACGCCCCGAGCTGCACTGCAGAACAAGGGTCGTCGTCGTCAACGTGGGCGCAAGTGACATGCCTGCACGGCCAAGCCTTCCTCATCGGCGACCTAAACCAGACGCTATCCGTGCACGCGGACGGCGACGACGGAGCATGGCTGAGGCCTGACTGCGTGTACTTCACCAACATCCCGCTCTGCTCTCTCCTTGCAAAATCACGGCACTGCAGCTATGGCCGTGCGTGGGTGTTGTACTTGGCCACCGGCGACATTAGGCGGCCCGACTCTGCAACGGGGGAGCCAAGGAATTACAGGGTGGAGAGACACTGGGGTGAGGACTACCCTAAATGCGTTTGGATTATGCCTTCCATGCGATAA